In a genomic window of Pseudomonas putida:
- the hpaC gene encoding 4-hydroxyphenylacetate 3-monooxygenase, reductase component — MADLSQQQIDFRNAMAQLPAAVNIITTNGPGGRCGITASAVCSVTDSPPTVLVCVNRNSATHDVFRTNGRLCVNVLCGEQEELARHFAGMTKVPMDERFAWDLWDDGAAEVPVLRDALVQLEGRISECKEVGSHSVMFVELTKVGVREPRDSLVYFNRLFHRLEHASAA, encoded by the coding sequence ATGGCCGACCTGAGCCAGCAGCAAATCGACTTTCGCAACGCCATGGCGCAGTTGCCGGCGGCAGTGAACATCATCACCACCAACGGCCCCGGCGGCCGTTGCGGCATCACCGCCAGCGCGGTGTGCTCGGTGACCGATTCGCCACCCACCGTGCTGGTGTGCGTCAACCGCAACAGCGCCACCCACGATGTGTTCCGCACCAACGGCCGGCTGTGCGTGAACGTGCTGTGCGGCGAGCAGGAAGAACTGGCCCGGCACTTCGCCGGCATGACCAAGGTGCCGATGGACGAACGCTTCGCCTGGGACCTGTGGGACGACGGCGCCGCCGAAGTGCCGGTGCTGCGCGATGCGCTGGTGCAGCTGGAAGGGCGGATCAGCGAATGCAAGGAAGTGGGCTCGCATTCGGTGATGTTCGTTGAGCTTACGAAGGTCGGCGTGCGCGAACCGCGTGACAGCCTGGTGTACTTCAACCGCCTGTTCCATCGCCTGGAACATGCCAGCGCTGCGTGA
- a CDS encoding phosphotransferase enzyme family protein → MTEFNTLSHDQQVAHLHDLARHALQHWEGDFADIELVKYRENAVFSAWRHDGQRVALRIHRNGYHCEAALRSELQWMEALECAGITVPQIIRAQDQRHLIEVSHAQIGERHVDMLAWLPGATAGTSEAGVQADTEIDFLFREAGALAARIHLHSADWQQPDEFVRHAWDEEGLIGANPFWGRFWELEQLTDEQRDLLQQARRQARKDLRQYGRHLGNFGMIHADLVPENLLIEGPRLRLIDFDDAGFGWHMFELATALYFCLDDPRYEQIKAELIEGYHAVKPLTEADRQALALFLLLRGTTYLGWIHTRKGTQTAIEMAPMLIERACGLAREYLQV, encoded by the coding sequence ATGACTGAATTCAATACCTTGAGCCATGACCAGCAGGTCGCTCATCTGCACGATCTGGCGCGCCATGCCCTGCAACACTGGGAAGGCGATTTCGCCGACATCGAACTGGTGAAATACCGCGAGAACGCGGTGTTCTCCGCCTGGCGTCACGACGGCCAGCGCGTGGCCCTGCGCATCCATCGCAACGGCTATCACTGCGAGGCGGCGCTGCGCTCCGAGCTGCAATGGATGGAGGCGCTGGAATGCGCCGGGATCACCGTGCCGCAGATTATCCGTGCGCAGGACCAGCGGCATTTGATCGAGGTGAGCCACGCACAGATTGGCGAGCGTCATGTCGACATGCTCGCCTGGCTGCCGGGTGCGACCGCAGGCACCTCCGAAGCCGGGGTACAGGCTGATACCGAGATCGATTTCCTGTTCCGCGAGGCCGGTGCGCTTGCCGCGCGCATTCACCTGCATTCAGCGGATTGGCAGCAGCCGGACGAGTTCGTCCGGCACGCCTGGGATGAGGAAGGCCTGATTGGCGCCAACCCGTTCTGGGGGCGTTTCTGGGAGTTGGAGCAATTGACCGATGAGCAGCGGGATCTGCTGCAGCAGGCCCGGCGCCAGGCGCGCAAGGACTTGCGTCAGTACGGACGGCACCTGGGCAACTTCGGCATGATCCACGCCGACCTGGTGCCGGAGAACCTGCTGATCGAAGGCCCGCGCCTGCGTTTGATCGACTTTGACGACGCCGGGTTTGGCTGGCACATGTTCGAACTGGCCACCGCCCTGTACTTCTGCCTGGATGACCCGCGTTATGAGCAGATCAAGGCGGAGCTGATCGAGGGTTACCACGCGGTCAAGCCACTGACCGAGGCGGATCGCCAGGCGCTGGCGCTGTTTCTGCTGCTGCGCGGGACCACCTACCTGGGCTGGATTCATACCCGCAAAGGCACCCAGACGGCGATCGAAATGGCGCCGATGCTGATTGAGCGGGCTTGTGGGTTGGCTCGGGAATATTTGCAGGTCTGA
- a CDS encoding aspartate aminotransferase family protein produces MPDTLLQRRHRVLGSASPLFYDKPLHLVRGEGVWLFDVDGRRYLDVYNNVPCVGHCNPRVVEAMHRQATTLNIHTRYLDEQVVRYAERLTATFGQPLDTAMFTCTGTEANELALRLARFASGGTGIIVSDYNYHGNSASLAEVTTALPSPEPFAAHARAVPIPCLYRAPAGTTEAQLANEYAANIAAAIASIQAQGIRPAALLIDTLFANEGLPRVPASFVAKAAELIRAAGGLFIADEVQSGFGRTGDHLWGHQAHGVTPDIVTLGKPMGNGYPLAGLITHKALVESFGRNAMYFNTFGGSPVAAAVGMAVLDEIEERQLLQNAQGVGAYVQQRLQALADKHSIIGDVRGKGLFFAMELVRDHASKEPAGLEARKVVNDMRDNGVLISKIGAGDNILKLRPPLVFGREHADLFVDTLDQALSAI; encoded by the coding sequence ATGCCTGACACTCTCCTGCAACGCCGCCACCGCGTCCTCGGCAGCGCCTCGCCACTGTTCTACGACAAGCCACTGCACCTGGTACGCGGCGAAGGCGTGTGGCTGTTCGACGTCGACGGTCGCCGCTACCTGGACGTCTACAACAACGTGCCTTGCGTGGGTCATTGCAACCCGCGTGTGGTCGAGGCGATGCATCGCCAGGCCACCACCCTGAACATCCACACCCGCTACCTGGACGAGCAAGTGGTGCGCTACGCCGAGCGCCTGACCGCCACGTTCGGCCAGCCGCTGGACACGGCGATGTTCACCTGCACCGGCACTGAAGCCAACGAACTGGCGCTGCGCCTGGCGCGCTTCGCCAGTGGCGGCACCGGGATCATCGTCAGCGATTACAACTACCACGGTAACTCGGCGTCCCTGGCCGAAGTCACCACCGCCCTGCCCTCGCCGGAACCCTTCGCCGCCCACGCCCGCGCCGTGCCGATTCCGTGCCTGTACCGCGCACCCGCCGGCACCACCGAAGCGCAACTGGCAAATGAGTACGCCGCCAACATCGCCGCCGCGATCGCTTCGATTCAGGCCCAGGGCATTCGCCCGGCGGCATTGTTGATCGACACCCTGTTCGCCAACGAAGGTTTGCCACGGGTACCAGCCAGCTTCGTCGCCAAGGCCGCCGAGCTGATCCGCGCGGCGGGTGGCCTGTTCATCGCCGACGAAGTGCAGTCCGGTTTCGGTCGCACCGGCGATCACCTGTGGGGCCACCAGGCCCACGGCGTGACGCCGGACATCGTCACCCTCGGCAAGCCCATGGGTAACGGCTACCCGCTGGCCGGCTTGATCACCCACAAGGCGCTGGTCGAGTCCTTTGGCCGCAACGCCATGTATTTCAACACCTTCGGTGGCTCGCCGGTGGCGGCTGCGGTGGGCATGGCGGTGCTGGACGAAATTGAAGAGCGGCAACTGCTGCAAAACGCGCAAGGCGTCGGCGCCTATGTGCAGCAGCGTTTGCAGGCGCTGGCCGACAAGCATTCGATCATCGGTGATGTGCGCGGCAAGGGACTGTTCTTCGCCATGGAACTGGTGCGCGATCACGCCAGCAAGGAGCCCGCCGGCCTGGAAGCGCGCAAGGTGGTCAACGACATGCGCGATAACGGCGTGCTGATCAGCAAGATCGGCGCCGGCGACAACATCCTCAAACTGCGCCCGCCGCTGGTGTTCGGCCGTGAACACGCCGACCTGTTCGTAGACACACTGGACCAGGCGCTGAGCGCCATCTGA
- a CDS encoding amino acid permease: protein MLKKSALGWPKIAGLGIALVVAGQFSGWNFGLAAGGWLNMLIATLLMALLCGGLALCVAELSTALPSAGGVFVYAQTAFGPFVGYLVGVACALALTIGTGAAATFICAYTESIFGIGGWTVKIALFAVIIGIHLRGVGEAMGLTFIAGVIAVAALLTFGVAMAPHVELTNLLVLPANVTTPVSLAGIFACVPFAIWLFITVEQTGSAAEEADNPGRTMPRGILAAIGTLLVTALVVLVCAPGAGGVELVGSAGDPLYAAMSSNSAFGEGSWLAKVIGCGGVFGLIATFFSLVYAASRQLFAMARDGLFPQWLGKTGKRGTPFPALLLIGAIGLPLSEVDPATVMLAVVLLLNVCYLFIFGAYLRIKTSQPDLPRPFSLIGGKLVAWLGLALTLVVIAACFQLDLKMLLALAATFVLCIINFLLRTRRSPVIEVPDHA from the coding sequence GTGCTCAAGAAAAGTGCGTTGGGCTGGCCAAAGATTGCCGGCCTTGGAATTGCGTTGGTGGTGGCCGGGCAGTTTTCCGGTTGGAACTTCGGATTGGCCGCCGGCGGCTGGCTGAACATGCTGATCGCCACCTTGTTGATGGCGCTGTTGTGCGGTGGCCTGGCGTTGTGCGTGGCGGAGCTATCCACCGCATTGCCCAGTGCCGGCGGCGTGTTTGTTTATGCGCAAACCGCGTTCGGGCCGTTCGTGGGTTACCTGGTGGGTGTGGCCTGTGCGCTGGCATTGACCATCGGCACCGGTGCCGCCGCGACCTTCATCTGCGCCTACACCGAGTCGATTTTCGGCATCGGCGGCTGGACGGTGAAGATCGCCCTGTTCGCGGTGATTATCGGCATCCACCTGCGCGGTGTCGGCGAGGCCATGGGCCTGACCTTCATTGCCGGCGTGATCGCTGTCGCGGCCCTGCTGACCTTCGGTGTGGCCATGGCGCCGCACGTGGAACTTACCAACCTGCTGGTGCTGCCGGCCAACGTCACCACCCCGGTGAGCCTTGCCGGCATCTTCGCCTGTGTGCCGTTCGCCATCTGGCTGTTCATCACCGTCGAGCAAACCGGTTCGGCGGCGGAAGAAGCGGACAACCCTGGCCGCACCATGCCCCGTGGCATTCTCGCGGCGATCGGCACCCTGCTGGTCACCGCCCTGGTGGTGCTGGTTTGCGCACCGGGCGCCGGTGGTGTCGAGCTGGTGGGTTCGGCAGGCGATCCGTTGTACGCGGCGATGTCCAGCAACAGTGCCTTCGGTGAAGGCTCGTGGCTGGCCAAGGTCATCGGCTGCGGCGGCGTGTTCGGTTTGATCGCCACCTTCTTCTCCCTGGTCTACGCCGCTTCCCGGCAACTGTTCGCCATGGCCCGCGATGGCCTGTTCCCGCAATGGCTGGGCAAGACCGGCAAGCGTGGCACGCCATTCCCTGCGCTGTTGCTGATCGGCGCCATCGGCCTGCCGTTGTCCGAGGTCGATCCGGCCACCGTGATGCTCGCGGTCGTGCTGCTGCTCAACGTTTGCTACCTGTTCATCTTCGGCGCCTACCTGCGCATCAAAACCAGCCAGCCGGACCTGCCGCGCCCGTTCAGCCTGATTGGCGGAAAGCTGGTCGCCTGGCTGGGCCTGGCGCTGACGCTGGTGGTGATCGCCGCCTGCTTCCAGCTCGATTTGAAGATGTTGCTCGCCCTCGCCGCGACCTTCGTCCTGTGCATTATCAACTTCCTGCTGCGCACTCGTCGCAGCCCAGTCATCGAGGTTCCAGACCATGCCTGA
- a CDS encoding methyl-accepting chemotaxis protein: MSSAALGVNEGARRVLEASNSSLSNFDDQSSRTNSVAAAINQLGAAAQEIAHNASDASHQASNARQQAEDGRQVVQRTIEVMNELSGKISASCANIEVLNDKTVNIGQILEVIKGISQQTNLLALNAAIEAARAGEAGRGFAVVADEVRSLAGRTQTSALEIQQMIEELQIGARDSVTTMTESQQHSEESVNIANLAGTRLGSVTQRIGEIDNVNQSVAAATEEQTAVVEALNVDITQINTLNQQGVENLQSTLRACTELEQQAARLNQLVGSFRI; this comes from the coding sequence GTGTCGTCAGCGGCTCTCGGGGTTAACGAAGGTGCCCGCCGGGTACTGGAAGCATCCAATTCGTCGCTGAGCAATTTCGACGATCAATCAAGTCGCACCAACAGCGTGGCGGCGGCGATCAACCAACTGGGTGCCGCTGCCCAGGAGATTGCGCACAACGCCAGCGATGCTTCTCATCAAGCCTCCAACGCACGCCAACAGGCCGAAGACGGGCGTCAAGTAGTGCAGCGCACCATCGAGGTGATGAACGAGTTGTCGGGCAAGATCAGCGCGTCCTGCGCCAACATCGAAGTGCTCAACGACAAGACGGTGAACATCGGGCAGATCCTCGAAGTGATCAAGGGCATCTCCCAGCAAACCAACCTGCTGGCGCTCAACGCTGCCATCGAAGCGGCACGCGCTGGTGAAGCAGGACGCGGCTTTGCGGTGGTGGCCGACGAGGTGCGCAGCCTCGCCGGACGCACCCAGACCTCGGCGCTGGAGATCCAGCAGATGATCGAGGAACTGCAAATCGGCGCCCGGGATTCGGTCACCACCATGACCGAGAGCCAGCAACACAGCGAGGAAAGCGTCAACATCGCCAACCTCGCCGGCACCCGCCTGGGCAGCGTGACCCAGCGCATCGGCGAGATCGACAACGTCAACCAGTCGGTGGCCGCCGCCACCGAGGAACAGACCGCCGTGGTCGAAGCCCTCAACGTCGACATCACCCAGATCAACACCCTCAACCAGCAAGGCGTGGAAAACCTGCAATCGACGTTGCGGGCCTGTACCGAGCTTGAACAGCAGGCGGCGCGGTTGAATCAGTTGGTGGGGAGTTTTCGCATTTAA
- a CDS encoding c-type cytochrome: MFTALRVSLFGLVSLTLAQAAVAADCAPVQSRGAEVFANECGVCHSVSKGAVGMMGPNLAGVVGRKSGSLEGFNYSQAMRSKNIDWQAENIEQLITQPQAFVPGTYMPYMGLASADDRQAVVCYLKEQH, from the coding sequence ATGTTTACCGCCCTGCGTGTGTCTCTCTTCGGTTTGGTTTCCCTGACTCTGGCCCAGGCGGCTGTCGCTGCCGATTGCGCGCCGGTCCAGAGCCGTGGCGCCGAGGTGTTCGCCAATGAATGCGGCGTTTGCCATTCGGTGTCCAAGGGCGCGGTCGGGATGATGGGGCCGAACCTGGCGGGTGTGGTGGGGCGCAAGTCCGGCTCGCTGGAAGGCTTCAACTATTCCCAGGCCATGCGCAGCAAAAACATCGACTGGCAGGCCGAGAACATCGAGCAACTGATCACTCAACCCCAGGCGTTCGTGCCGGGCACCTACATGCCTTACATGGGCCTGGCCTCCGCCGACGATCGTCAGGCGGTGGTGTGCTACCTCAAAGAACAACACTAA
- a CDS encoding aldehyde dehydrogenase family protein — protein MSNVEILPQVAAFLERRHGCFIDGQWVFAEGETIAVVNPATGQTLCQTMDAPLAIVEQAVQSSHKAFKSGVWSALRPADRERILLNFTRLVEEHAEELAQLETLSQGKSINMARALDLNATVEFMRYMSGWATKIEGQTFDVSIPLPPGAKFTAFTKREPVGVVVGIVPWNFPLLIAAWKLMPALATGCTVVIKPAMETPLTAMRLAELALEAGIPAGVFNVVTGGGANVGGVLTSHPLVSKVSFTGSTAVGKSVGVACMENMTRFSLELGGKNPMIVLADADIEKAVQGAILGGLLNNGQVCAAASRFYVHRSIHDKFVEALAAAVAAMPIGAGMNCDAAINPLVSRKQQQSVLKHIELARREGARVVTGGELLEGDGFFVQPTILADIDHSMAVAREEVFGPVLGVMPFDDEDAVIELANDNRYGLAASLWTNDLGKAMNLVPRIEAGTVWVNAHVLLDPAMPFGGVKQSGMGREFGRAVIEAYTELKSVCIAH, from the coding sequence ATGAGCAACGTTGAAATCTTGCCGCAGGTGGCTGCATTCCTCGAACGCCGTCATGGCTGCTTTATCGATGGTCAGTGGGTGTTTGCCGAAGGCGAAACCATTGCCGTGGTCAACCCGGCCACCGGCCAGACCCTGTGCCAAACCATGGACGCGCCGCTGGCGATCGTCGAGCAGGCTGTGCAGTCCTCGCACAAGGCTTTCAAATCCGGCGTGTGGTCCGCGCTGCGTCCGGCCGATCGCGAACGCATCCTGCTTAACTTCACCCGCCTGGTGGAAGAGCACGCTGAAGAACTGGCACAGCTGGAAACCCTGAGCCAGGGCAAGTCGATCAACATGGCCCGTGCGCTGGATCTGAACGCCACCGTTGAATTCATGCGCTACATGTCCGGCTGGGCGACCAAGATCGAAGGCCAGACCTTCGACGTGTCGATCCCGCTGCCACCGGGCGCCAAATTCACGGCCTTCACCAAGCGCGAGCCAGTGGGTGTGGTGGTCGGCATCGTGCCGTGGAACTTCCCGCTGCTGATTGCCGCCTGGAAGCTGATGCCAGCCCTGGCGACCGGTTGCACGGTGGTCATCAAGCCGGCGATGGAAACCCCGCTGACCGCCATGCGCCTGGCTGAACTGGCCCTGGAAGCCGGTATTCCGGCGGGCGTGTTCAACGTGGTCACCGGTGGCGGTGCCAACGTTGGCGGCGTGCTGACCTCTCACCCGCTGGTGAGCAAGGTGTCGTTCACCGGTTCCACAGCCGTGGGCAAAAGCGTGGGCGTGGCGTGCATGGAAAACATGACGCGCTTCTCCCTGGAACTGGGCGGCAAGAACCCGATGATCGTGCTCGCCGATGCCGACATCGAAAAGGCCGTGCAGGGCGCGATCCTCGGTGGCCTGCTGAACAACGGTCAGGTGTGTGCCGCGGCCTCGCGTTTCTACGTGCACCGCTCGATCCACGACAAGTTCGTCGAAGCCCTGGCGGCAGCCGTTGCGGCCATGCCGATCGGCGCCGGCATGAACTGCGATGCGGCGATCAACCCGCTGGTGTCGCGCAAGCAGCAACAGAGCGTGCTCAAGCACATCGAACTGGCTCGCCGCGAAGGCGCGCGGGTGGTGACCGGTGGTGAGCTGCTGGAAGGTGATGGTTTCTTCGTGCAACCGACCATCCTCGCCGACATCGACCACAGCATGGCCGTGGCCCGCGAAGAAGTGTTCGGTCCGGTGCTGGGTGTAATGCCGTTCGACGACGAAGACGCCGTGATCGAACTGGCCAACGACAACCGCTACGGCCTGGCTGCCAGCCTGTGGACCAACGACCTCGGCAAGGCGATGAACCTGGTGCCACGCATCGAGGCCGGCACCGTGTGGGTCAACGCCCACGTACTGCTCGACCCGGCGATGCCGTTCGGTGGCGTCAAGCAATCGGGCATGGGCCGCGAATTCGGTCGTGCGGTGATCGAGGCTTACACCGAGCTCAAATCGGTGTGCATCGCGCATTAA